A single window of Pontibacillus chungwhensis DNA harbors:
- a CDS encoding GbsR/MarR family transcriptional regulator, whose protein sequence is MVDKERSQEWTEYEETIEKFIQVIAKNMSLYGITSSVGRLYGTLYFADQPMTLDNMRDALEMSKTSMSTGVRALSEMKMVEPAFRKGVRKDLYKSEEDWYKSFTSLFGNRWRHHTETNIEEADEAISELRSIMDDTDDEELQGMIQRDIDRLEYAKEYYRWLMKFIRVVESGEIFKYVPKGD, encoded by the coding sequence TTGGTAGATAAAGAAAGAAGTCAAGAATGGACAGAATATGAAGAAACAATAGAAAAATTTATTCAAGTGATCGCCAAAAACATGAGCCTGTACGGAATCACCTCTTCAGTAGGTCGACTGTATGGAACGCTTTACTTTGCAGATCAGCCAATGACGCTAGATAATATGCGTGATGCGCTTGAAATGAGTAAGACAAGTATGTCGACTGGTGTGAGAGCTTTATCAGAGATGAAGATGGTTGAACCAGCTTTCCGAAAAGGAGTACGTAAAGATTTATATAAATCTGAAGAGGATTGGTATAAATCCTTCACATCTTTATTCGGGAACCGTTGGCGACACCATACCGAAACAAACATCGAAGAAGCTGATGAGGCGATCTCTGAACTTCGATCCATTATGGATGATACAGACGACGAAGAGTTACAAGGAATGATCCAACGAGATATTGACCGATTAGAGTACGCGAAAGAGTATTACCGCTGGCTCATGAAGTTTATCCGTGTCGTTGAATCAGGCGAGATCTTTAAATACGTACCAAAGGGTGACTAA
- a CDS encoding sporulation YhaL family protein, whose amino-acid sequence MIAGIPWWVIAMVVFILFSGYMALRAMKKEQEMEQKFIEQEGQKYMDRIDDAKRKKETMPS is encoded by the coding sequence ATGATTGCAGGAATTCCATGGTGGGTAATCGCAATGGTTGTATTTATTTTATTTAGTGGATATATGGCGCTTCGAGCGATGAAAAAAGAACAGGAAATGGAACAAAAATTCATTGAACAAGAGGGTCAAAAGTACATGGACCGAATCGATGACGCGAAACGAAAGAAAGAAACGATGCCAAGTTAA